The Nyctibius grandis isolate bNycGra1 chromosome 3, bNycGra1.pri, whole genome shotgun sequence genome window below encodes:
- the CCNE2 gene encoding G1/S-specific cyclin-E2, whose amino-acid sequence MSRRSSRLQAKQQQQPLSCQEESPQELQASEHLQTRKRRTAEEIKKKEDGKIAKKHQYEIKSCWPPTITGGISPCIIIETPHKESVTTDFSRFKKYRFRNLFINPSPLPELNWGNSKDVWLNILKKENRYAHCKHFTSLHSSLQPHMRSILLDWLLEVCEVYALHRETFYLAQDFFDRFMLTQKNINKSMLQLIGITSLFIASKLEEIYAPKIQEFAYVTDGACSEDDIVRMELIMLKALKWELCPVTIVSWLNLYLQVDALKDVPKVLLPQYSQEKFIQIAQLLDLCILDVNSLDFQYRTLAAAALCHYTSIEVVKKASGLDWDGISECVEWMVPFVNVAKKVPVKLKNFKKVALEDRHNIQTHTNYLDMLEEVNSGVASTAPGQLSPMSTGGIITPPKSTEKK is encoded by the exons ATGTCAAGACGCAG TAGCCGTTTGCaagccaagcagcagcagcagccactgtCATGTCAAGAAGAGTCTCCACAAGAACTGCAGGCATCAGAACATCTCCAGACCAGAAAAAGGAGAACAGCAGAG GAgatcaagaaaaaagaagatggGAAAATTGCTAAAAAGCATCAATATGAGATTAAG AGTTGTTGGCCACCCACAATAACAGGAGGCATCTCACCTTGCATAATTATTGAAACGCCTCACAAAGAATCAGTAACCACTGACTTCTCAAGATTCAAAAAATACAGGTTCAGAAACCTCTTCATAAATCCATCACCTTTGCCAGAACTCAA CTGGGGAAATTCCAAAGATGTCTGGCTCAACATCCTGAAGAAGGAGAACAGATACGCTCATTGCAAACATTTCACATCACTACATTCTAGTTTGCAACCTCACATGAGATCAATACTGTTAGACTGGCTCTTAGAG gtATGTGAGGTATACGCACTCCACAGGGAAACTTTCTACCTAGCTCAAGACTTTTTTGATAGATTCATGTTGACACAAAAGAACATTAACAAAAGCATGCTTCAGCTCATAGGAATTACCTCATTATTCATTGCCTCCAAACTTGAG GAAATCTACGCTCCTAAAATACAGGAATTTGCTTATGTCACTGATGGTGCTTGCAGTGAAGATGATATTGTAAGAATGGAACTTATTATGTTAAAG GCTTTAAAATGGGAACTCTGTCCAGTGACAATCGTCTCTTGGCTGAACCTCTATCTTCAAGTGGATGCCCTGAAGGATGTTCCGAAAGTGCTGCTACCTCAGTATTCTCAGGAAAAATTCATTCAGATAGCACAG CTCTTAGACCTGTGCATTCTGGATGTGAATTCTTTGGACTTCCAGTATAGAACACTAGCTGCTGCAGCGCTCTGCCACTATACCTCAATTGAAGTAGTTAAGAAAGCTTCAG GCTTAGATTGGGATGGCATTTCAGAGTGTGTAGAATGGATGGTTCCCTTTGTGAACGTGGCAAAAAAAGTCCCCGTGAAGCTGAAGAACTTTAAGAAGGTTGCATTAGAAGATCGACATAATatccaaacacacacaaattatTTGGACATGCTG GAAGAAGTTAACAGTGGAGTAGCATCTACTGCCCCAGGTCAGTTATCACCCATGTCAACAGGAGGAATAATAACCCCTCccaaaagcacagagaagaaatga